The following are from one region of the Corylus avellana chromosome ca1, CavTom2PMs-1.0 genome:
- the LOC132172053 gene encoding uncharacterized protein LOC132172053, whose translation MVETVADLKAQLAASNARAANPEGRHEHRRQPSPTSSEEEDEQRTENEARNPFARRGVQGHQPHIQAQANRWESGFKLDIPEFQGGLQPEEFLDWVAAVEEILDFKGVPDDRRVSLVATKFRGRAAAWWQQLKQSRGRQGKTKINKWEKLLKHMRPAFLPYNYTRTMYQKLQNLSQGSKSVDEYTEEFYKYLTRVDLAETDDQLVSRYIGGLRHQIQDSLNLFDPKNVSEAHQRALLLEKTASRGSYGIFGRGTGGSTNRSSGPFTARSPTQTPTQNRIPTTTGPSNRGATTSGPKCFRCGESGHRMADCRKGDKYGKGLLIESGDTFDEQGEDEEYDTTIEDHGNDDGEFVSGDDGPLWMIRRICLTPRKEEGDDGQRHNLFHSTCTIGGKVCKLIIDGGSCENVVAEEAVRKLALETEKHPTPYRLEWLKKGNEVIVSKRCLVTFSIGSRYKDKTWCDVVAMDACHLLLGRPWQYDRNAHHDGRKNTYSFLVDNVKLTLLPNPGDKPKPSKGAGQNLLAKREFIKEMRDSNQVYVLVGKECTPTEEEVPVAIKGLVEEFADVFPKELPEELPPLRDIQHQIDLVPGSNLPNRPHYRMSPKEHEELRRQVEELLTKGHIRESLSPCAVPALLTPKKDGSWRMCVDSRAINKITVRYRFPIPRLDDLLDQLSGATIFTKLDLKSGYHQIRVRVGDEWKTAFKTREGLYEWLVMPFGLSNAPSTFMRVMNQAFRPFIGKFVVVYFDDILIYSSTIEEHLQHVREVLSVLRKEKFYAAPAKCNFMTESVLFLGYVVSKDGLAVDESKIAAVRDWPLPTTLHELVLVLNLNLNLNLKFNNQEILREKNEENDGEEDEYFNLHEGLR comes from the exons ATGGTGGAAACGGTCGCTGATTTGAAGGCCCAACTTGCAGCCTCCAATGCTCGAGCGGCCAATCCGGAGGGGCGCCATGAGCACCGTCGACAACCCTCACCGACCAGCTCGGAGGAGGAAGACGAACAACGTACGGAGAATGAAGCCCGGAATCCTTTTGCAAGGCGCGGAGTCCAAGGGCATCAACCCCACATCCAAGCCCAAGCCAATCGATGGGAAAGCGGTTTCAAACTCGATATTCCAGAATTTCAAGGGGGTCTCCAACCCGAAGAATTCTTGGATTGGGTAGCGGCCGTTGAAGAAATTCTTGATTTCAAAGGGGTGCCTGACGATCGACGAGTTTCTTTAGTCGCAACCAAATTCCGGGGAAGGGCAGCTGCATGGTGGCAGCAATTGAAGCAATCCCGAGGGCGGCAAGGCAAGACGAAGATCAACAAGtgggagaaactgttgaagcatatgaGGCCAGCCTTTTTACCCTATAATTACACTCGAACTATGTATCAAAAGCTGCAAAACTTGAGCCAAGGGTCAAAGTCCGTGGACGAATACACGGAAGAATTTTACAAGTATCTAACACGTGTTGATCTAGCCGAAACTGACGATCAATTAGTGTCACGATACATTGGGGGTTTACGTCACCAAATTCAGGACTCGTTAAACCTCTTTGACCCAAAAAATGTGTCGGAAGCCCATCAAAGAGCACTCTTGCTTGAGAAAACGGCCTCACGAGGGTCCTATGGAATTTTTGGCCGTGGAACCGGGGGAAGCACAAACCGATCAAGCGGGCCATTCACGGCTCGAAGCCCCACGCAAACCCCAACTCAAAACCGGATCCCAACCACAACGGGTCCATCCAACCGAGGGGCAACTACGAGTGGCCCTAAATGCTTTCGATGTGGAGAATCAGGCCATCGAATGGCGGATTGCCGAAAAGGGGACAAATACGGTAAAGGTTTGCTTATTGAGTCGGGAGACACCTTCGATGAACAAGGTGAGGATGAGGAGTATGACACCACCATTGAGGACCATGGGAACGATGATGGAGAATTTGTATCCGGAGATGACGGTCCTCTTTGGATGATACGACGAATATGCTTAACACCTCGTAAGGAGGAAGGTGATGATGGGCAGCGCCACAATCTTTTTCACTCCACATGCACCATAGGGGGAAAAGTATGCAAACTTATCATCGACGGAGGCAGTTGTGAAAACGTGGTGGCGGAAGAAGCGGTCCGAAAATTAGCCCTTGAAACAGAAAAACATCCTACACCATACCGCTTGGAGTGGCTCAAGAAGGGAAACGAGGTAATAGTATCCAAACGTTGCCTTGTAACTTTTTCAATTGGATCAAGATATAAAGACAAAACTTGGTGTGATGTGGTGGCCATGGATGCATGCCACTTATTGCTAGGAAGGCCTTGGCAATATGATAGGAATGCTCATCATGACGGAAGGAAGAACACCTATAGTTTTTTAGTTGATAATGTAAAACTCACTCTTTTGCCTAACCCGGGAGACAAGCCTAAACCTTCTAAAGGGGCGGGCCAAAATCTCTTAGCTAAGAGGGAATTCATTAAGGAGATGCGTGATTCCAATCAAGTATATGTCCTAGTTGGAAAGGAATGCACTCCCACGGAGGAGGAGGTCCCGGTTGCAATCAAGGGATTAGTGGAGGAGTTTGCCGATGTGTTCCCAAAAGAATTACCGGAAGAGCTGCCGCCTCTTCGCGACATTCAACACCAAATTGACTTGGTGCCCGGTTCTAATCTCCCCAACCGACCACACTACCGCATGAGTCCCAAGGAGCATGAAGAGCTGCGCCGTCAAGTGGAAGAGTTACTAACCAAGGGACATATCCGGGAAAGCTTGAGCCCATGTGCAGTTCCAGCTTTGCTTACACCTAAGAAAGATGGATCATGGAGAATGTGTGTCGATAGCCGCGCTATCAATAAGATCACAGTAAGGTACAGATTTCCTATTCCTAGATTAGATGACTTATTAGATCAATTAAGTGGGGCAACAATATTTACAAAGTTAGACTTGAAGAGTGGGTACCATCAAATTCGGGTACGGGTTGGTGACGAATGGAAGACCGCGTTCAAGACACGTGAAGGACTCTACGAATGGTTAGTAATGCCGTTTGGCTTATCTAACGCTCCTAGTACCTTTATGAGAGTTATGAATCAGGCATTCCGCCCATTCATTGGAAAGTTTGTAGTTGTCTACTTCGATGATATCCTCATATATAGCTCTACCATTGAGGAGCACCTTCAACATGTAAGGGAGGTACTAAGTGTCTTGCGCAAGGAGAAATTTTACGCAGCCCCGGCAAAATGCAATTTCATGACGGAATCCGTTCTTTTTCTTGGGTATGTGGTGTCCAAGGACGGGTTAGCGGTGGATGAGTCAAAGATAGCAGCAGTTCGGGATTGGCCTCTCCCCACTACACTACATGAG CTGGTTCTGGTTCTGAATCTTAATCTGAATCTGAATCTGAAATTTAACAACCAAGAGAtattgagagagaaaaatgaagaaaatgatggagaagaagatgagtaCTTCAATTTACACGAAGGATTAAGATAA
- the LOC132172064 gene encoding putative disease resistance protein RGA4, giving the protein MAEQLLFSVVEEIIKTLVSPAAKEIGLLWGVQDEIESLASTVSTIKAVLLDAEDKQVAGNHAVRDWLGKLEDAMYDADDLLDAISTEALRRQIMTRDKKAKKVRIFFSKSNQIAYRLKMAHKIKAIRERLDAINALARDFHLKVRHVETLVGGNRERDNTHSYVCAEAVIGRDDDKKAVIHHLLKSNIEDNVSILPIVAIGGLGKTALAQLIFNDEQIQKHFQLKMWEKWSRFKQVLMGGASGSRILVTTRTEKVAMIIRSESVARVIGTVESYSLRGLNEEASWSLFKQKVFEKAQEPEENSIIVAIGREILAKCSGVPLAIRTIGGLLRFKSSEREWLSFKKNELSKIHQNENDILPTLKLSYDHLHSHLKHCFAYCSLYPKDYQFDRSTLIRLWIAQGFLKSSDQNSCLEDVGNEYFMDLLWRSFFQEAEIDEFGNIIGCKMHDLMHDLAISVAGSMIATLDDDKERNFAEKTRHVSIVSYVINPSSITTSLSKASSMRTFLCLSTSGEFGGESDIEAIFSTSKLLRVLVLNGIDFDFLPSSIGKLKHLRYLDLSWNTDLQKLSNSITRLQNLQTLILSFCYKLEELPRDIKKLVNLRHLEIEECDKLAYMPRGLGQLTNLQTLSKFVVYKDPLFRHSSELKELNGLNNLRGTLIIENLRHGKDATSECKAANLKEKQHLDALDLRWSIELGGVIASDDIVDDEVLLEVLHPHPNLKRLRLQGNYGARLPIWLSSFTNLVRFELEGCTKCQYLPPLNQLPSLKVVRLTEMDALEYISSGSGDSNEFSFFFPSLKEIVLSVCPNLKGWWRRRDSSVEVNSDSHNFVEITEHPLLPSFPRLSKLVIESCPMLTSMPMFPHLEEELVLEMASSKPLQQTMMMNMAAPQSPKSTATTSSSSTPLSKLKSIELNYIADLETLPEEWSKNLTSLENLNIVNCNRLNSLSPGIQHLTALQNLDLYRCRELELANDEDEMQWKGLKSLLSLNFTELPKLVSLPLGLQHATTLQSLKISNCENLTAIPEWIHNCTSLQVLEIDECSSLTSLPEGMRSLTSLQTLKIHNCPHLTAKM; this is encoded by the exons ATGGCAGAACAACTTCTCTTCAGTGTTGTAGAGGAAATCATTAAGACTTTGGTCTCACCGGCTGCCAAAGAGATCGGTTTGCTCTGGGGTGTCCAAGATGAGATTGAGAGCCTGGCGAGCACCGTTTCAACAATCAAAGCTGTGCTTCTGGATGCAGAGGACAAACAGGTTGCTGGGAATCATGCTGTCAGAGATTGGCTTGGAAAGCTAGAAGATGCCATGTATGATGCGGATGATTTGCTAGATGCTATTTCCACTGAAGCTCTACGAAGGCAAATAATGACTCGTGATAAAAAGGCCAAAAAGGTACGCATTTTCTTTTCGAAATCTAACCAGATTGCCTATCGTCTTAAAATGGCCCATAAGATTAAGGCCATTAGAGAGAGGTTGGATGCCATTAATGCACTCGCTAGGGATTTTCACTTAAAGGTACGCCATGTGGAGACACTAGTGGGGGGAAATAGGGAGAGGGATAACACTCATAGTTATGTATGTGCGGAAGCAGTTATTGGTCGAGATGATGATAAGAAGGCAGTTATACACCATCTGCTGAAGTCCAACATTGAAGACAATGTTTCAATCCTTCCAATTGTTGCCATTGGTGGATTAGGGAAGACTGCACTAGCTCAGCTCATATTCAATGATGAGCAAATCCAAAAGCATTTTCAGCTCAAAATGTGG GAAAAATGGTCTCGCTTCAAACAAGTGTTGATGGGTGGGGCAAGTGGCAGTAGAATATTAGTAACTACACGCACTGAAAAGGTTGCAATGATCATTCGCTCTGAAAGCGTTGCAAGGGTTATTGGGACAGTTGAATCATATTCCCTACGGGGTTTAAATGAAGAGGCGTCATGGTCTTTATTTAAGCAAAAGGTGTTCGAGAAAGCACAGGAGCCGGAAGAGAATTCAATCATCGTAGCAATTGGGAGGGAGATCCTAGCAAAGTGTTCAGGTGTCCCATTGGCCATAAGGACAATCGGAGGTTTACTACGCTTCAAAAGTTCAGAACGAGAGTGGTTGTCTTTTAAGAAGAATGAACTCTCAAAAATACATCAGAATGAAAATGACATCTTACCAACTCTGAAGTTGAGTTATGATCATCTTCATTCACATTTGAAGCATTGCTTTGCTTATTGCAGTTTGTATCCAAAAGATTACCAATTTGATAGATCAACACTAATTCGGCTTTGGATAGCACAAGGGTTTCTCAAGTCATCGGATCAGAACTCATGCTTGGAAGATGTTGGTAAtgagtattttatggatttactATGGAGATCATTCTTTCAAGAAGCTGAAATTGATGAGTTTGGTAACATAATTGGatgcaaaatgcatgacctCATGCATGATCTTGCCATTTCAGTGGCAGGATCAATGATTGCCACATTAGATGATGATAAGGAGAGAAACTTTGCTGAAAAAACTCGTCATGTATCAATTGTTAGTTACGTTAtcaatccttcatcaattaCAACCTCATTGAGTAAAGCAAGTAGTATGCGAACATTTCTTTGTCTTTCAACTTCAGGCGAATTTGGGGGTGAGTCAGATATTGAAGCAATTTTTTCAACATCCAAGTTACTGCGCGTGTTGGTTTTGAACGGGATAGATTTTGATTTTCTGCCCAGCTCTATTGGGAAGTTGAAGCATTTAAGATATCTTGATCTTTCCTGGAACACCGATCTCCAGAAGCTATCCAATTCTATAACTAGGttgcagaatttgcaaacactaaTACTCTCATTTTGTTATAAGCTTGAAGAATTGCCGagagacattaaaaaattagtcaatctCAGGCATCTTGAGATAGAAGAATGTGATAAGTTGGCTTATATGCCACGTGGGTTGGGGCAACTGACTAATCTTCAGACTTTATCAAAATTTGTGGTCTACAAGGATCCTCTCTTTAGGCATAGCAGTGAGTTAAAAGAACTAAACGGACTAAATAACCTGAGAGGAACGTTGATTATTGAAAATCTGAGACACGGGAAAGATGCTACGTCAGAATGTAAGGCTGCAAATTTAAAGGAGAAACAACATCTTGATGCTTTGGATTTACGGTGGAGTATCGAATTAGGAGGTGTCATTGCTTCGGAcgatattgttgatgatgaagtGTTATTGGAAGTCCTCCACCCGCACCCAAATCTGAAACGGCTTCGTTTACAAGGCAATTACGGTGCAAGGCTTCCGATTTGGCTTTCGTCATTCACAAATCTTGTTAGATTTGAGTTAGAGGGGTGTACGAAATGCCAATATCTGCCACCATTGAATCAACTGCCTTCTCTCAAAGTTGTTCGTCTTACTGAAATGGATGCTCTGGAGTACATATCATCAGGCAGTGGTGATAGCaatgagttttctttttttttcccatctctCAAGGAAATTGTACTCTCTGTTTGCCCTAATCTCAAggggtggtggaggaggagggaTTCTTCTGTGGAGGTCAATAGTGATAGTCataattttgttgaaataaCGGAGCATCCTTTACTCCCTTCCTTTCCTCGTCTTTCAAAATTAGTGATCGAATCTTGTCCTATGTTGACTTCCATGCCAATGTTTCCACATCTTGAAGAAGAGTTGGTCCTTGAGATGGCGAGCTCAAAGCCACTGCAACAgacaatgatgatgaatatggCAGCACCGCAAAGCCCAAAGTCAACAGCAACAACCTCCTCTTCATCCACTCCTCTCTCAAAATTGAAGTCTATAGAACTGAATTACATTGCGGATCTAGAAACTTTGCCAGAGGAGTGGTCGAAGAACCTCACTTCTCTCGAAAATTTAAACATAGTGAACTGCAATAGATTAAATTCTCTCTCCCCAGGTATACAACATCTCACTGCCCTGCAAAACCTGGATCTTTATCGTTGTCGTGAGCTTGAGCTAGCCAATGATGAGGATGAGATGCAATGGAAAGGCCTTAAGAGCCTCCTATCTTTGAACTTTACAGAGCTTCCGAAATTGGTGTCTCTCCCGTTGGGGCTTCAACATGCAACCACTCTACAAAGCCTCAAGATTTCAAATTGTGAAAACTTGACGGCTATACCAGAGTGGATCCACAACTGCACATCACTTCAAGTGCTTGAAATTGATGAATGCTCCAGTTTGACATCACTGCCCGAAGGAATGCGTAGCCTAACGTCCTTGCAGACGCTGAAAATTCATAACTGTCCCCATCTTACTGCAAAGATGTGA
- the LOC132167493 gene encoding putative lipid-binding protein At4g00165, with product MGFRGYKTAAACFILLNIISFTHASSHRHYNLPTPPEAFPLNCPKDTLKFGVCGSWLGLVTEVIGTKPSEECCTLVKGLADLEAALCLCTAIKANVLGIVKLKVPIAITLIVDACGKKVPQGFVCE from the coding sequence ATGGGTTTTAGGGGCTACAAGACCGCAGCAGCTTGCTTCATCTTACTCAACATCATATCTTTCACTCATGCTTCATCTCATCGTCATTATAATCTTCCAACCCCTCCAGAAGCTTTTCCTTTGAATTGCCCGAAAGATACTCTAAAGTTTGGTGTCTGTGGGAGCTGGCTAGGGCTGGTCACTGAGGTTATTGGGACGAAGCCAAGCGAGGAATGCTGCACGCTGGTGAAAGGGCTTGCAGATCTTGAGGCTGCCTTGTGTTTGTGCACTGCCATTAAGGCCAATGTGCTGGGAATTGTCAAGCTCAAGGTGCCCATTGCCATCACTTTGATTGTTGATGCTTGTGGAAAGAAGGTCCCTCAAGGCTTTGTATGTGAATAG
- the LOC132167218 gene encoding 14 kDa proline-rich protein DC2.15, translating into MASKAIATIAFLVSLNLLFFTMVTSTYVPCPPPPPKTPKHPTPAAAKPAATCPKDTLKLGVCANLLNDLVHLVVGTPPKTPCCSLIQGLADVEAAVCLCTAIKAKVLGINLNVPVSLSLLLNYCGKNVPTGFQCA; encoded by the coding sequence ATGGCTTCTAAGGCTATTGCAACCATAGCTTTTCTAGTCTCTCTCAACCTTCTCTTTTTCACTATGGTCACTTCAACTTACGTCCCTTGCCCGCCACCGCCACCAAAGACTCCAAAACACCCAACCCCTGCGGCAGCTAAGCCCGCTGCCACTTGCCCGAAGGACACCCTTAAGCTCGGGGTGTGTGCCAACCTGTTGAATGACTTGGTGCACCTTGTTGTTGGAACCCCACCAAAGACACCTTGCTGCAGCCTCATCCAGGGTCTTGCTGATGTTGAAGCTGCTGTTTGCCTTTGCACTGCCATCAAGGCCAAGGTTTTGGGTATCAACCTTAATGTCCCCGTCTCATTGAGCTTGCTGCTCAATTACTGTGGAAAGAATGTTCCCACAGGCTTCCAATGTGCCTAA